A genomic segment from Ochotona princeps isolate mOchPri1 chromosome 11, mOchPri1.hap1, whole genome shotgun sequence encodes:
- the TRIML1 gene encoding probable E3 ubiquitin-protein ligase TRIML1 → MSTAEKMSTADLMENLREELTCFICLDYFNSPVTTECGHSFCLMCLLKSWEEHNTPLSCPECWRTLDGPHFQPNERLGRLASIGRQLRSQVSQNEDEQGNFGRVGAAAAAVTAATTKVFSDDEQSTNSFSIPCHGINRVYLSSEAEEQHKEKLHEILNLLRKKRKEAQVILTHERERVILCKEETETCKQVVVSEYMKMQQFLKEEEQLQLQLLEKEERENVKKLRDSEIQLTQQIRSLSKMIGQIESAFQNSTIESFEEVRVALERSESLLLQCPEATTTELSLCRVTGMREMLRKFSSEVTLDPATANAYLILSEDLKSVRYGTTRQQLPDNPERFDQSATVLGAQIFTTGRHYWEVEVGNKTEWEVGICKDSVSRKGNLPKPPGDLFSLIGLKIGDDYSLWVSSPLKGQHVKEPVHRVGVFLDYECGHIAFYNVTDESLIYSFPPVSFQNLGLRPIFSPCLPNEGTNTDPLTICSLNSRA, encoded by the exons ATGTCTACCGCAGAGAAAATGTCTACCGCAGATTTGATGGAAAATCTCAGAGAAGAACTCACCTGTTTCATCTGCCTGGACTATTTCAACAGCCCAGTGACCACTGAGTGTGGGCATAGCTTTTGCCTGATGTGTCTCCTCAAGAGCTGGGAGGAACATAACACGCCTTTATCTTGTCCTGAGTGCTGGAGGACCTTGGACGGCCCCCATTTCCAGCCCAATGAGCGTTTGGGAAGGTTGGCCTCTATTGGCAGGCAACTCAGATCACAGGTGTCACAGAATGAGGACGAACAAGGCAACTTTGGGAGagtaggagcagcagcagcagcagtaactgcTGCAACTACTAAGGTGTTCTCTGATGATGAGCAGAGTACAAATTCTTTCTCAATCCCATGTCATGGAATAAACCGAGTGTATCTCTCAAGTGAGGCTGAGGAACAACATAAA GAAAAACTCCATGAAATCCTAAATCTTTTGcgtaaaaagagaaaggaagctcAGGTTATACTGACccatgagagggagagagtgatacTCTGTAAG gaagagacagagacttgTAAACAAGTTGTTGTGTCAGAGTATATGAAAATGCAACAGTTCctgaaggaagaggagcagctacaGCTTCAGTTactggaaaaggaagagagagaaaacgtGAAGAAACTGAGGGACAGTGAGATCCAGCTGACCCAGCAAATCAGAAGCCTAAGCAAGATGATTGGGCAGATCGAGTCTGCATTTCAGAACTCAACCATAGAATCTTTTGAG GAAGTGAGAGTAGCACTGGAAAG GAGTGAGTCGCTCTTGCTTCAGTGTCCAGAGGCCACCACCACAGAACTGAGTCTGTGCCGCGTCACTGGAATGAGAGAGATGCTACGAAAATTCAGCT CGGAGGTAACCCTGGATCCAGCCACAGCCAACGCCTATCTAATCCTGTCTGAGGACCTGAAAAGTGTGCGATACGGAACAACGCGACAGCAGTTGCCTGACAACCCGGAGCGATTTGACCAGTCTGCCACGGTGCTGGGTGCTCAGATCTTCACCACTGGGAGGCACTACTGGGAGGTGGAAGTGGGCAACAAGACGGAGTGGGAAGTAGGCATCTGCAAGGACTCAGTGAGCAGAAAGGGGAACCTCCCCAAGCCCCCTGGCGACCTTTTCTCACTCATAGGTTTGAAAATCGGAGACGATTATAGTCTTTGGGTCTCATCCCCCTTAAAAGGCCAGCATGTTAAAGAGCCTGTACACAGGGTTGGTGTTTTCTTAGACTATGAATGTGGACACATAGCATTCTATAATGTGACAGATGAGTCCCTCATCTACAGTTTCCCGCCAGTCTCTTTCCAAAATTTAGGCCTCAGGCCTATCTTTTCCCCTTGTCTCCCAAATGAAGGAACAAATACAGACCCTCTTACCATCTGCTCACTGAACAGCCGTGCCTGA